From a single Solanum dulcamara chromosome 4, daSolDulc1.2, whole genome shotgun sequence genomic region:
- the LOC129885121 gene encoding protein FAF-like, chloroplastic, producing MSIVRMEEVVTPQFCKPPTPPLPKTKGILSILGSDTQRGKSSVSSIRRTFSADMSSKKWLVQNGFFSPIKKIASSKDLLLSSSFEEEEEEEEEEEELERRKSSFDVWSSILSPKKDEISNLQTPYIHPLVKRSTSSLSEKSLEICTENLGSENGSDGFSSYTPFENGDVDEDKHDQQQYHSQFYEELQVVKYNYNKRSSSFPPPIPSLARDDNKPSIQMQSRRQDGRLILEAISTPPRNIFHAHRHDGRLLLTFVDDSTYTSPSELEMEEYGEEFNQIFDDIDDHSPQFDHKSDDCHEQEEENGIVVMEQRPKLSSGVINMKTSSLMMMLDSPIETRKKSIQFPMGTKFPKFSSELKGHLWLGNKNLITWSNKFNNVVNLTSSVDSTELTKELSQIASVSQSLSAQATATSFNAYEYFWRKKPTIAKECNNYTTKHVVVASNSTTPNAQGTTKVATYEEQNLVLMRGNRANYNYLVPLQRGCKEPKTSLLIWEPYCIVTS from the coding sequence ATGTCAATAGTTAGAATGGAAGAAGTGGTAACACCACAATTTTGTAAACCACCAACACCACCTCTGCCTAAGACAAAAGGCATATTGTCAATTCTTGGATCAGATACTCAAAGAGGCAAGTCAAGTGTATCCTCTATTAGAAGAACATTTTCTGCTGATATGTCATCCAAAAAATGGCTTGTACAAAATGGTTTCTTCTCTCCAATAAAAAAGATTGCTTCATCTAAAGATCTTCTTCTTTCGAGCTcctttgaagaagaagaagaagaagaagaagaagaggaggagctTGAAAGACGAAAATCATCATTTGATGTTTGGAGTTCAATTTTATCACCAAAGAAAGATGAGATCTCCAATCTACAAACTCCATATATTCACCCACTTGTTAAAAGATCAACAAGTTCTTTGAGTGAAAAAAGTCTTGAAATTTGTACAGAAAATCTTGGATCAGAGAATGGTTCTGATGGTTTTTCCTCCTACACTCCTTTTGAGAATGGAGATGTAGACGAGGACAAACACGATCAACAACAATACCACTCGCAATTCTATGAGGAATTGCAAGTTGTAAAGTATAATTATAACAAGAGATCATCATCTTTTcctcctccaattccttccttGGCTAGAGATGACAACAAGCCTTCTATTCAAATGCAATCTCGACGTCAAGATGGTAGATTGATTCTTGAAGCTATTTCTACTCCTCCTCGAAATATTTTCCATGCTCATCGCCATGATGGTCGCCTTCTTCTCACCTTTGTTGATGATAGTACTTACACTTCACCATCAGAACTAGAGATGGAGGAATATGGTGAAGAATTTAATCAAATTTTCGACGATATTGATGATCATTCACCTCAATTTGATCATAAAAGTGATGATTGTCATGAACAAGAGGAAGAAAATGGGATTGTTGTGATGGAACAGAGGCCAAAATTGTCAAGTGGGGTGATAAATATGAAGACATCATCCCTGATGATGATGTTAGATTCTCCAATTGAAACAAGGAAAAAGTCAATTCAATTCCCGATGGGAACAAAATTTCCTAAATTCTCCTCCGAACTAAAAGGTCATTTGTGGCTAGGAAACAAGAATCTAATAACATGGTCCAATAAGTTCAATAATGTCGTCAACTTGACAAGTTCTGTGGATTCAACTGAACTAACTAAAGAGCTAAGTCAAATAGCCTCAGTTTCTCAGTCACTCTCAGCTCAAGCGACCGCGACCTCTTTCAATGCCTATGAGTATTTTTGGAGGAAGAAGCCTACAATTGCAAAAGAATGCAACAACTATACCACTAAGCATGTTGTTGTTGCATCCAATAGTACTACTCCTAATGCCCAGGGTACAACAAAAGTAGCAACATATGAGGAGCAAAACTTGGTGTTAATGAGAGGGAACAGAGCAAATTATAACTATTTGGTACCTTTGCAAAGAGGATGCAAAGAGCCAAAAACATCTTTACTAATTTGGGAGCCTTATTGCATTGTCACCTCATGA
- the LOC129885122 gene encoding protein FAF-like, chloroplastic, which translates to MSIVRMEEVATRQFNKPPTPPLPKTNGIVSILGSDTQRGKSSVSSIRRTFSADMSSKKWLTQNGFFSPIKKIASSKDLLSSSSEEEELERQTSSFDVWSSILSQKKDEMSNLQTPYIHPLIKRSTSSLSDKSLEICTENLGSENGSDGFSSYTPFENGDVDEDKHDQQQYHSQFYEELRVVKYNYNKRSSSFPPPIPSLARDDNKPSIQMQSRRQDGRLILEAISTPPRNIFHAHRHDGRLLLTLVDDSTYTSSSEPEMEEYGEEFDQIFDDIDDHSHQFDHKSDDCHEQEEENGIVVMKQRPKLSSVVKLLDSRVEIREKSIQFPKFSPKIEGHLGLGNKNIVTWSNKFNKVVNMTGSVDSIKLTEELSQITSDSRSLPTQLTPVTVASFNAYEYFWRKKPTIASIVNTPTIASNSTTPNAKGTTKVAAYMNYLVPLQRGCKEPKRSLLIWEPYCIATS; encoded by the coding sequence ATGTCAATAGTTAGAATGGAAGAAGTGGCAACACGACAATTTAATAAACCACCAACACCACCTCTGCCTAAGACAAATGGCATAGTTTCAATTCTTGGATCAGATACTCAAAGAGGCAAATCAAGTGTTTCCTCTATTAGAAGAACATTTTCTGCTGATATGTCATCCAAAAAATGGCTTACACAAAATGGTTTCTTCTCTCCAATAAAAAAGATTGCTTCATCTAAAGATCTTCTTTCGAGCTCCTCTGAAGAAGAGGAGCTGGAAAGACAAACATCATCATTTGATGTTTGGAGTTCAATATTGTCACAAAAGAAAGATGAGATGTCCAATCTACAAACTCCATATATACACCCTCTTATTAAAAGATCAACAAGTTCTTTAAGTGACAAAAGTCTTGAAATTTGTACTGAAAATCTTGGTTCAGAGAATGGTTCTGATGGTTTTTCCTCCTACACTCCTTTTGAGAATGGAGATGTAGACGAGGACAAACACGATCAACAACAATACCACTCGCAATTCTATGAGGAATTGCGAGTTGTAAAGTATAATTATAACAAGAGATCATCATCTTTTcctcctccaattccttccttGGCTAGAGATGACAACAAGCCTTCTATTCAAATGCAATCTCGACGTCAAGATGGTAGATTGATTCTTGAAGCTATTTCTACTCCTCCTCGAAATATTTTCCATGCTCATCGCCATGATGGTCGCCTTCTTCtcaccttagttgatgatagtaCTTACACTTCATCATCAGAACCAGAGATGGAGGAATATGGTGAAGAATTTGACCAAATTTTCGACGATATTGATGACCATTCACATCAGTTTGATCATAAAAGTGATGATTGTCATGAACAAGAGGAAGAAAATGGGATTGTTGTGATGAAGCAGAGGCCAAAATTGTCAAGTGTGGTGAAGTTGTTAGATTCTCGGGTCGAAATAAGGGAAAAGTCAATTCAATTTCCCAAATTCTCCCCCAAAATAGAAGGTCATTTGGGGCTAGGAAACAAAAATATAGTAACATGGTCCAACAAGTTCAACAAAGTTGTCAATATGACAGGTTCTGTGGATTCAATTAAATTAACTGAGGAGTTAAGTCAGATAACCTCAGATAGTCGGTCACTCCCAACTCAACTAACACCGGTGACCGTGGCCTCTTTCAATGCCTATGAGTATTTTTGGAGGAAGAAGCCTACAATAGCAAGTATTGTTAACACTCCCACAATTGCATCCAATAGTACTACTCCCAATGCAAAGGGTACAACAAAAGTAGCAGCATATATGAACTATTTGGTACCTTTGCAAAGAGGATGTAAAGAGCCAAAGAGGTCTTTACTAATTTGGGAGCCTTACTGCATTGCTACCTCTTGA